DNA from Salinispora arenicola:
GCCGTTGGCCCAATCCCGTGGGGAACTCTGTCACCCGATGCCCACTGTCACCACCCGACGGGAACCACGGCCCGACGGCGGAACGGGACACGGTAGCGTCTGCCCTCGTGACCAACGACGAGGATCTCGAGTCCGGCCTGCCGATCCGGCTGCTGCACGACCGGGTGCTGGTACGCATGGAGGGCAGTGAAGGTGAGCGTCGTTCCACCGCCGGTATCGTGATCCCGGCGACCGCAGCCGTCGGCAAGCGGCTGGCCTGGGCAGCCGCGGTGGCGGTGGGGCCGAACGTCCGCTCCATCGTCTCGGGAGACCGGGTGCTGTTCGACCCCGACGACCGCTCCGAGGTCGAGTTGCACGGGCGTGGATACGTACTGCTACGCGAGCGCGACGTCCACGCCGTCGCCGCCGAACGTGTCGAACCGGACTCCACCGGCCTCTACCTGTAGCCGTTTGCTCCGCTCCTTCCCGGGAAGCCAGCCGCACCAGGGGCCCTGGGGAGGGACGATGCCGGTACTGCTCAAGAAGCTGTTGTTCTGGGGCTTCATCGCGTTCCTGATCTACTTCATGGCGTTCCGGCCCGAAGGCGCGGCGGAGATGGTCAGAGCGATCGGGGCCGTACTGATGGCGCTGGCCCAGGGCCTCGGTGACTTCCTCACCAGCCTGATGGCATGACCGCCGGGGCGCGGACGCGCCGATCGGTGGGACCGTGGACGGATCACCGGCCAGGTGGCCCGGAGGTCGGCGGGCCGTGCCAGCCGGATGGCCCGGGAGCCGGCGGACCGTGCCAGCCTGGTGGCGGATAGCCGGGCGGGAACGCGGACGGTGGAGGCGGCGGTGCGAGCACGACCGGGATCGGCACCACCGGCTCGTCCGGTGCCGACACCGCGCGCTGCGACCCGTCCGGAAACCGCAGGTGGTACTGGTGCCCGTCCCAGACCCCGGCCGGGGCGCGTGGATCCCGGCCGACGAAGAACGCTCGGTAGCCGCTGATCAGTTCCAGCAGGTATCGCTCCTCGGCGACGGACCGCTCCCGTTCCGC
Protein-coding regions in this window:
- a CDS encoding GroES family chaperonin; protein product: MTNDEDLESGLPIRLLHDRVLVRMEGSEGERRSTAGIVIPATAAVGKRLAWAAAVAVGPNVRSIVSGDRVLFDPDDRSEVELHGRGYVLLRERDVHAVAAERVEPDSTGLYL